A region of Saccharomyces kudriavzevii IFO 1802 strain IFO1802 genome assembly, chromosome: 14 DNA encodes the following proteins:
- the RPL9B gene encoding 60S ribosomal protein uL6 (similar to Saccharomyces cerevisiae RPL9B (YNL067W); ancestral locus Anc_2.236) → MKYIQTEQQIHVPEGVTVSIKSRIVKVVGPRGTLTKNLKHIDVTFTKIDNQLIKVAVHNGDRKHVAALRTVKSLVDNMITGVTKGYKYKMRYVYAHFPINVNIIEKDGAKFIEVRNFLGDKKIRNVPVRDGVAIEFSTNVKDEIVLSGNSVEDVSQNAADLQQICRVRNKDIRKFLDGIYVSHKGFIVEDM, encoded by the coding sequence ATGAAGTACATTCAAACCGAACAACAAATTCACGTCCCAGAAGGCGTTACTGTCAGCATTAAGTCCAGAATCGTCAAGGTTGTCGGTCCAAGAGGAACGTTGACCAAGAACTTGAAACACATTGACGTCACTTTCACCAAAATCGACAACCAATTGATCAAGGTTGCCGTTCACAACGGTGACAGAAAGCATGTTGCTGCTTTGAGAACCGTCAAGTCCTTGGTTGATAACATGATCACTGGTGTCACCAAGGGTTACAAGTACAAGATGAGATACGTTTACGCGCATTTCCCAATCAACGTCAacatcattgaaaaggacGGCGCCAAGTTCATCGAAGTCAGAAACTTTTTGGGTGACAAGAAGATCAGAAACGTTCCAGTCAGAGATGGTGTTGCCATTGAATTTTCCACCAACGTTAAGGATGAAATCGTCTTATCCGGTAACTCTGTCGAGGATGTTTCCCAAAACGCTGCTGACTTACAACAGATCTGTCGTGTAAGAAACAAGGATATCCGTAAGTTTTTGGATGGTATCTACGTTTCCCACAAGGGTTTCATTGTTGAAGACATGTAA
- the SUN4 gene encoding putative glucosidase SUN4 (similar to Saccharomyces cerevisiae SIM1 (YIL123W) and SUN4 (YNL066W); ancestral locus Anc_2.239): protein MKLSATTLTVASLIGSSAIVSALPYAADIDTDCTTTAHGSHQHKRAVAVTYVYETVIVDKNGQTVTPSSAEASSAETSSAVASTTTLVSESSVAKTSAKSASSSMVAETASTTTTTSSSAPATSTSQEASATVSSASASITTEVSTASSSGSGSIYGDLADFSGPNEKFQDGTISCDQFPSGQGVVPINWLEEGSWSGVENTDTSTGGSCKEGSYCSYACQPGMSKTQWPSEQPSDGRSIGGLLCKNGYLYRSNTDTDYLCEWGVDAAYVVSELSSDVAICRTDYPGTENMVIPTYVQAGSSLPLTVVDQDTYYTWRGLKTSAQYYVNNAGVSVEDGCVWGSASSGVGNWAPLNFGAGSSDGVAYLSLIPNPNNGNPLNFNVKIVAADDSSTVIGECVYENGSFSSGADGCTVSVTAGSAKFVLYN, encoded by the coding sequence ATGAAACTATCCGCCACTACTTTAACCGTCGCTTCATTGATCGGTTCCAGCGCTATTGTTTCCGCTTTGCCGTACGCGGCAGACATTGACACTGACTGTACCACAACTGCCCACGGTTCTCACCAGCACAAGAGGGCTGTTGCGGTTACTTACGTTTACGAAACGGTCATTGTCGATAAAAATGGTCAGACTGTTACCCCCTCTTCAGCCGAAGCTTCTTCAGCCGAAACTTCTTCTGCAGTTGCTTCAACTACCACCTTAGTTTCTGAATCATCCGTCGCTAAAACGTCTGCCAAGAGTGCATCTTCTTCTATGGTTGCGGAAACTGCTTCCACTACCACTACTACCTCCTCTTCCGCTCCAGCAACTTCAACCTCGCAAGAGGCCTCCGCCACTGTCTCTTCAGCATCAGCGTCCATAACAACAGAAGTCTCTACCGCTTCTTCGAGCGGGTCTGGCAGCATTTACGGTGATTTGGCGGACTTTTCAGgtccaaatgaaaaattccaagACGGCACCATTTCTTGTGATCAATTTCCATCTGGGCAAGGTGTAGTTCCAATTAACTGGTTGGAGGAAGGCAGCTGGTCCGGTGTCGAAAACACGGACACTTCCACAGGCGGTTCATGTAAGGAAGGCTCTTACTGCTCTTACGCCTGTCAACCAGGTATGTCCAAAACACAATGGCCCTCAGAGCAACCTTCTGACGGCAGATCCATTGGTGGCCTGCTATGTAAGAACGGCTACTTGTATCGTTCTAACACGGATACCGACTACTTGTGTGAATGGGGTGTTGATGCCGCTTACGTTGTCTCCGAGTTGAGCAGTGATGTTGCTATCTGTAGGACCGATTACCCGGGTACCGAAAATATGGTAATTCCAACCTACGTGCAGGCTGGTAGTTCCTTGCCATTGACTGTGGTTGATCAGGATACCTACTACACTTGGAGAGGTTTGAAAACATCCGCTCAATACTACGTCAACAATGCCGGTGTTTCTGTCGAGGACGGTTGTGTTTGGGGCTCTGCAAGCTCAGGCGTTGGTAACTGGGCTCCGTTAAACTTTGGCGCTGGTTCATCCGACGGTGTTGCTTATTTGTCCTTGATTCCTAACCCAAACAATGGTAACCCGTTGAACTTCAACGTCAAGATCGTCGCTGCTGACGATTCTTCTACTGTCATTGGTGAATGTGTCTATGAAAACGGTAGCTTCAGCAGCGGCGCCGATGGGTGTACCGTTTCCGTTACTGCCGGTAGCGCTAAATTTGTTTTATACAACTAA